One genomic region from Pseudorca crassidens isolate mPseCra1 chromosome 11, mPseCra1.hap1, whole genome shotgun sequence encodes:
- the PRPF40B gene encoding pre-mRNA-processing factor 40 homolog B isoform X13 — MECYYSLSVPDSGPRPPAAPAPFPPGPPMMPPPFMPPPGIPPPFPPMGLPPMSQRPPAIPPMPPGIMPPMLPPIGAPPPLTQIPGMVPPMMPGMLMPAVPVTAATAPGADTASSAVAGTGPPLLLSQCPWKEYKSDTGKPYYYNNQTLVKQEAAGKRQQPRTLQPQPSQPQPDPPPVPPGPTLVPTGLLEPEPGGSEDCDVSEAAQPLEQGFLQQPEEGPSSSAGQHQPPQQEEEESKPEPERSGLSWSNREKAKQAFKELLRDKAVPSNASWEQAMKMVVTDPRYSALPKLSEKKQAFNAYKAQREKEEKEEARLKAKEAKQTLQHFLEQHERMTSTTRYRRAEQTFGELEVWAVVPERDRKEVYDDVLFFLAKKEKEQAKQLRRRNIQALKSILDGMSSVNFQTTWSQAQQYLMDNPSFAQDHQLQNMDKEDALICFEEHIRALEREEEEERERARLRERRQQRKNREAFQTFLDELHETGQLHSMSTWMELYPAVSTDVRFANMLGQPGSTPLDLFKFYVEELKARFHDEKKIIKDILKDRGFCVEVNTAFEDFAHVISFDKRAAALDAGNIKLTFNSLLEKAEAREREREKEEARRLRRREAAFRSMLRQAVPAVELGTAWEEVRERFVCDSAFEQITLESERIRLFREFLQVLETECQHLHSKGRKHGRKGKKHHRKRSHSPSVSWRGSESEDEELPPPSLRPPRRRRRNPSESGSEPSSSLDSIESGGAALGGRGSPSSRLLLGSDHGLRKVKKPKKRTKKRRHKSNSPESETDPEEKAGKESDEKEPEQDKDRDLRRAELPNRSAGFGIKKEKTGWDTSESELSEGELERRRRTLLQQLDDHQ, encoded by the exons atggaatgtTATTATTCTCTG TCGGTTCCCGATTCTGGTCCCCGGCCCCCAGCAGCGCCTGCCCCCTTCCCACCGGGGCCCCCCATGATGCCACCACCCTTC ATGCCTCCTCCAGGAATCCCCCCACCTTTTCCTCCAATGGGGCTCCCTCCGATGAGTCAGAGACCACCGGCCATCCCCCCCATGCCACCTGGCATCATGCCTCCAATGCTTCCACCAATAGGGGCACCACCACCACTCACACAG ATACCAGGAATGGTACCACCCATGATGCCAGGGATGCTGATGCCAGCGGTGCCCGTCACCGCAGCG ACGGCTCCAGGTGCGGACACCGCCAGCT CTGCTGTGGCTGGGACGGGCCCTCCG CTCCTGCTATCCCAGTGTCCCTGGAAAGAGTACAAGTCGGACACAGGCAAACCTTACTACTATAACAACCAGA CTCTAGTCAAACAAGAGGCTGCAGG GAAACGGCAGCAGCCACGGACACTACAGCCTCAGCCTTCTCAGCCACAGCCTGACCCCCCACCTGTGCCGCCTGGCCCCACCTTGGTGCCCACGGGCCTCCTAGAACCTGAGCCAGGTGGGAGTGAAGATTGCGATGTGTCAGAGGCTGCCCAGCCTCTGGAGCAGGGGTTCCTGCAGCAGCCAGAGGAGGGCCCCAGCAG TTCTGCTGGACAGCATCAGCCACcacagcaggaggaagaggaatcAAAGCCAGAACCGGAGAGGTCTGGCCTCAGTTGGAGCAATCGGGAGAAGGCAAAGCAGGCCTTCAAGGAGCTGCTGAGGGATAAG GCTGTCCCCTCCAATGCTTCGTGGGAACAGGCCATGAAGATGGTGGTCACCGACCCCCGTTACAG TGCCTTGCCCAAACTGAGTGAGAAAAAGCAGGCATTCAATGCCTACAAGGCGCAgcgggagaaggaggagaaggaagaggcccGGCTAAAAGCCAAGGAGGCCAAGCAGACCTTGCAGCATTTCTTGGAGCAGCATGAGCGCATGACCTCCACCACCCGCTACCG GCGGGCAGAACAGACCTTTGGGGAGCTGGAGGTCTGGGCTGTGGTCCCCGAGAGGGATCGAAAAGAGGTTTATGATGATGTCCTTTTCTTCCTGGCCAAGAAGGAGAAG GAACAGGCCAAGCAGCTCCGGCGCCGCAACATCCAGGCCCTGAAGAGCATCCTGGATGGGATGAGTAGCGTCAACTTCCAAACCACATGGTCCCAGGCCCAGCAGTACCTCATGGATAACCCCAGCTTTGCTCAGGACCATCAGCTACAGA ACATGGACAAGGAAGATGCGCTGATCTGCTTTGAGGAGCACATCCGTGCtttggagagggaggaggaggaggagcgagAGAGGGCCCGGCTTCGGGAGCGGCGCCAGCAGCGCAAGAACCGGGAGGCCTTTCAG ACCTTCCTGGATGAGCTGCACGAGACAGGGCAGCTGCACTCTATGTCCACCTGGATGGAGCTGTACCCAGCAGTCAGCACTGATGTCCGCTTTGCCAACATGCTGGGCCAGCCGG GCTCCACCCCTCTGGACTTATTCAAGTTCTATGTGGAGGAGTTGAAGGCACGATTCCATGATGAGAAGAAGATCATTAAGGACATCCTTAAG GACCGGGGCTTCTGCGTGGAGGTGAACACAGCCTTTGAGGACTTCGCCCACGTCATAAGCTTTGACAAGAGGGCTGCTGCGCTGGATGCAGGCAACATCAAGCTGACTTTCAATAGT CTGCTGGAGAAAGCAGAGGCGCGGGAGAGAGAGCGGGAGAAGGAGGAGGCACGAAGGCTGCGGCGCAGAGAAGCTGCCTTTCGAAGCATGCTGAGGCAGGCTGTGCCTGCTGTGGAGCTGGGCACTGCCTGGGAAGAG GTCCGTGAGCGCTTTGTGTGCGACTCAGCCTTTGAGCAGATCACCCTGGAGTCGGAGCGGATCCGGCTCTTCCGGGAGTTCCTGCAGGTACTGGAG ACTGAATGCCAGCACCTCCACAGCAAAGGCCGGAAACACGGCAGAAAGGGCAAGAAGCACCATCGCAAGCGTTCCCACTCGCCCTCAGTGAGTTGGCGG GGCTCTGAGTCAGAAGATGAAGAGCTGCCCCCACCATCTCTCCGGCCCCCCAGGCGGAGGCGGCGGAACCCCTCGGAGTCAGGCTCTGAGCCCTCTTCCTCACTTGATTCTATTGAAAGTGGGGGTGCTGCCCTTGGAGGACGGGGTTCCCCATCCTCCCGCCTTCTCCTTGGATCAG ATCATGGCCTTCGGAAAGTCAAGAAACCAAAAAAGAGAACTAAGAAGAGAAGACACAAGTCG AACAGTCCTGAGAGTGAGACAGACCCTGAGGAGAAAGCGGGCAAGGAGAGTGATGAGAAAGAACCAGAGCAGGACAAGGACAGGGACCTCCGGCGGGCAGAGCTCCCTAACCGCTCCGCAGGCTTTGGAATCAAAAAGGAGAAG ACGGGCTGGGACACGTCGGAAAGCGAGCTGAGCGAGGGTGAGCTGGAAAGACGGCGGCGGACGCTCCTGCAGCAGCTGGATGACCACCAGTGA
- the PRPF40B gene encoding pre-mRNA-processing factor 40 homolog B isoform X6, with protein sequence MECYYSLSVPDSGPRPPAAPAPFPPGPPMMPPPFMPPPGIPPPFPPMGLPPMSQRPPAIPPMPPGIMPPMLPPIGAPPPLTQIPGMVPPMMPGMLMPAVPVTAATAPGADTASSAVAGTGPPRALWSEHVAPDGRIYYYNADDKQSVWEKPSVLKSKAELLLSQCPWKEYKSDTGKPYYYNNQTLVKQEAAGKRQQPRTLQPQPSQPQPDPPPVPPGPTLVPTGLLEPEPGGSEDCDVSEAAQPLEQGFLQQPEEGPSSSAGQHQPPQQEEEESKPEPERSGLSWSNREKAKQAFKELLRDKAVPSNASWEQAMKMVVTDPRYSALPKLSEKKQAFNAYKAQREKEEKEEARLKAKEAKQTLQHFLEQHERMTSTTRYRRAEQTFGELEVWAVVPERDRKEVYDDVLFFLAKKEKEQAKQLRRRNIQALKSILDGMSSVNFQTTWSQAQQYLMDNPSFAQDHQLQNMDKEDALICFEEHIRALEREEEEERERARLRERRQQRKNREAFQTFLDELHETGQLHSMSTWMELYPAVSTDVRFANMLGQPGSTPLDLFKFYVEELKARFHDEKKIIKDILKDRGFCVEVNTAFEDFAHVISFDKRAAALDAGNIKLTFNSLLEKAEAREREREKEEARRLRRREAAFRSMLRQAVPAVELGTAWEEVRERFVCDSAFEQITLESERIRLFREFLQVLETECQHLHSKGRKHGRKGKKHHRKRSHSPSVSWRGSESEDEELPPPSLRPPRRRRRNPSESGSEPSSSLDSIESGGAALGGRGSPSSRLLLGSDHGLRKVKKPKKRTKKRRHKSNSPESETDPEEKAGKESDEKEPEQDKDRDLRRAELPNRSAGFGIKKEKTGWDTSESELSEGELERRRRTLLQQLDDHQ encoded by the exons atggaatgtTATTATTCTCTG TCGGTTCCCGATTCTGGTCCCCGGCCCCCAGCAGCGCCTGCCCCCTTCCCACCGGGGCCCCCCATGATGCCACCACCCTTC ATGCCTCCTCCAGGAATCCCCCCACCTTTTCCTCCAATGGGGCTCCCTCCGATGAGTCAGAGACCACCGGCCATCCCCCCCATGCCACCTGGCATCATGCCTCCAATGCTTCCACCAATAGGGGCACCACCACCACTCACACAG ATACCAGGAATGGTACCACCCATGATGCCAGGGATGCTGATGCCAGCGGTGCCCGTCACCGCAGCG ACGGCTCCAGGTGCGGACACCGCCAGCT CTGCTGTGGCTGGGACGGGCCCTCCG agggCCCTGTGGAGTGAGCATGTGGCCCCTGATGGGCGCATCTACTACTACAATGCTGACGACAAGCAGTCCGTGTGGGAGAAGCCCAGCGTGCTCAAGTCCAAGGCAGAG CTCCTGCTATCCCAGTGTCCCTGGAAAGAGTACAAGTCGGACACAGGCAAACCTTACTACTATAACAACCAGA CTCTAGTCAAACAAGAGGCTGCAGG GAAACGGCAGCAGCCACGGACACTACAGCCTCAGCCTTCTCAGCCACAGCCTGACCCCCCACCTGTGCCGCCTGGCCCCACCTTGGTGCCCACGGGCCTCCTAGAACCTGAGCCAGGTGGGAGTGAAGATTGCGATGTGTCAGAGGCTGCCCAGCCTCTGGAGCAGGGGTTCCTGCAGCAGCCAGAGGAGGGCCCCAGCAG TTCTGCTGGACAGCATCAGCCACcacagcaggaggaagaggaatcAAAGCCAGAACCGGAGAGGTCTGGCCTCAGTTGGAGCAATCGGGAGAAGGCAAAGCAGGCCTTCAAGGAGCTGCTGAGGGATAAG GCTGTCCCCTCCAATGCTTCGTGGGAACAGGCCATGAAGATGGTGGTCACCGACCCCCGTTACAG TGCCTTGCCCAAACTGAGTGAGAAAAAGCAGGCATTCAATGCCTACAAGGCGCAgcgggagaaggaggagaaggaagaggcccGGCTAAAAGCCAAGGAGGCCAAGCAGACCTTGCAGCATTTCTTGGAGCAGCATGAGCGCATGACCTCCACCACCCGCTACCG GCGGGCAGAACAGACCTTTGGGGAGCTGGAGGTCTGGGCTGTGGTCCCCGAGAGGGATCGAAAAGAGGTTTATGATGATGTCCTTTTCTTCCTGGCCAAGAAGGAGAAG GAACAGGCCAAGCAGCTCCGGCGCCGCAACATCCAGGCCCTGAAGAGCATCCTGGATGGGATGAGTAGCGTCAACTTCCAAACCACATGGTCCCAGGCCCAGCAGTACCTCATGGATAACCCCAGCTTTGCTCAGGACCATCAGCTACAGA ACATGGACAAGGAAGATGCGCTGATCTGCTTTGAGGAGCACATCCGTGCtttggagagggaggaggaggaggagcgagAGAGGGCCCGGCTTCGGGAGCGGCGCCAGCAGCGCAAGAACCGGGAGGCCTTTCAG ACCTTCCTGGATGAGCTGCACGAGACAGGGCAGCTGCACTCTATGTCCACCTGGATGGAGCTGTACCCAGCAGTCAGCACTGATGTCCGCTTTGCCAACATGCTGGGCCAGCCGG GCTCCACCCCTCTGGACTTATTCAAGTTCTATGTGGAGGAGTTGAAGGCACGATTCCATGATGAGAAGAAGATCATTAAGGACATCCTTAAG GACCGGGGCTTCTGCGTGGAGGTGAACACAGCCTTTGAGGACTTCGCCCACGTCATAAGCTTTGACAAGAGGGCTGCTGCGCTGGATGCAGGCAACATCAAGCTGACTTTCAATAGT CTGCTGGAGAAAGCAGAGGCGCGGGAGAGAGAGCGGGAGAAGGAGGAGGCACGAAGGCTGCGGCGCAGAGAAGCTGCCTTTCGAAGCATGCTGAGGCAGGCTGTGCCTGCTGTGGAGCTGGGCACTGCCTGGGAAGAG GTCCGTGAGCGCTTTGTGTGCGACTCAGCCTTTGAGCAGATCACCCTGGAGTCGGAGCGGATCCGGCTCTTCCGGGAGTTCCTGCAGGTACTGGAG ACTGAATGCCAGCACCTCCACAGCAAAGGCCGGAAACACGGCAGAAAGGGCAAGAAGCACCATCGCAAGCGTTCCCACTCGCCCTCAGTGAGTTGGCGG GGCTCTGAGTCAGAAGATGAAGAGCTGCCCCCACCATCTCTCCGGCCCCCCAGGCGGAGGCGGCGGAACCCCTCGGAGTCAGGCTCTGAGCCCTCTTCCTCACTTGATTCTATTGAAAGTGGGGGTGCTGCCCTTGGAGGACGGGGTTCCCCATCCTCCCGCCTTCTCCTTGGATCAG ATCATGGCCTTCGGAAAGTCAAGAAACCAAAAAAGAGAACTAAGAAGAGAAGACACAAGTCG AACAGTCCTGAGAGTGAGACAGACCCTGAGGAGAAAGCGGGCAAGGAGAGTGATGAGAAAGAACCAGAGCAGGACAAGGACAGGGACCTCCGGCGGGCAGAGCTCCCTAACCGCTCCGCAGGCTTTGGAATCAAAAAGGAGAAG ACGGGCTGGGACACGTCGGAAAGCGAGCTGAGCGAGGGTGAGCTGGAAAGACGGCGGCGGACGCTCCTGCAGCAGCTGGATGACCACCAGTGA
- the PRPF40B gene encoding pre-mRNA-processing factor 40 homolog B isoform X10 yields MECYYSLSVPDSGPRPPAAPAPFPPGPPMMPPPFMPPPGIPPPFPPMGLPPMSQRPPAIPPMPPGIMPPMLPPIGAPPPLTQIPGMVPPMMPGMLMPAVPVTAATAPGADTASSAVAGTGPPLLLSQCPWKEYKSDTGKPYYYNNQSKESRWTRPKDLDDLEALVKQEAAGKRQQPRTLQPQPSQPQPDPPPVPPGPTLVPTGLLEPEPGGSEDCDVSEAAQPLEQGFLQQPEEGPSSSAGQHQPPQQEEEESKPEPERSGLSWSNREKAKQAFKELLRDKAVPSNASWEQAMKMVVTDPRYSALPKLSEKKQAFNAYKAQREKEEKEEARLKAKEAKQTLQHFLEQHERMTSTTRYRRAEQTFGELEVWAVVPERDRKEVYDDVLFFLAKKEKEQAKQLRRRNIQALKSILDGMSSVNFQTTWSQAQQYLMDNPSFAQDHQLQNMDKEDALICFEEHIRALEREEEEERERARLRERRQQRKNREAFQTFLDELHETGQLHSMSTWMELYPAVSTDVRFANMLGQPGSTPLDLFKFYVEELKARFHDEKKIIKDILKDRGFCVEVNTAFEDFAHVISFDKRAAALDAGNIKLTFNSLLEKAEAREREREKEEARRLRRREAAFRSMLRQAVPAVELGTAWEEVRERFVCDSAFEQITLESERIRLFREFLQVLETECQHLHSKGRKHGRKGKKHHRKRSHSPSVSWRGSESEDEELPPPSLRPPRRRRRNPSESGSEPSSSLDSIESGGAALGGRGSPSSRLLLGSDHGLRKVKKPKKRTKKRRHKSNSPESETDPEEKAGKESDEKEPEQDKDRDLRRAELPNRSAGFGIKKEKTGWDTSESELSEGELERRRRTLLQQLDDHQ; encoded by the exons atggaatgtTATTATTCTCTG TCGGTTCCCGATTCTGGTCCCCGGCCCCCAGCAGCGCCTGCCCCCTTCCCACCGGGGCCCCCCATGATGCCACCACCCTTC ATGCCTCCTCCAGGAATCCCCCCACCTTTTCCTCCAATGGGGCTCCCTCCGATGAGTCAGAGACCACCGGCCATCCCCCCCATGCCACCTGGCATCATGCCTCCAATGCTTCCACCAATAGGGGCACCACCACCACTCACACAG ATACCAGGAATGGTACCACCCATGATGCCAGGGATGCTGATGCCAGCGGTGCCCGTCACCGCAGCG ACGGCTCCAGGTGCGGACACCGCCAGCT CTGCTGTGGCTGGGACGGGCCCTCCG CTCCTGCTATCCCAGTGTCCCTGGAAAGAGTACAAGTCGGACACAGGCAAACCTTACTACTATAACAACCAGAGTAAGGAGTCCCGCTGGACCCGGCCCAAGGACCTGGATGACCTGGAGG CTCTAGTCAAACAAGAGGCTGCAGG GAAACGGCAGCAGCCACGGACACTACAGCCTCAGCCTTCTCAGCCACAGCCTGACCCCCCACCTGTGCCGCCTGGCCCCACCTTGGTGCCCACGGGCCTCCTAGAACCTGAGCCAGGTGGGAGTGAAGATTGCGATGTGTCAGAGGCTGCCCAGCCTCTGGAGCAGGGGTTCCTGCAGCAGCCAGAGGAGGGCCCCAGCAG TTCTGCTGGACAGCATCAGCCACcacagcaggaggaagaggaatcAAAGCCAGAACCGGAGAGGTCTGGCCTCAGTTGGAGCAATCGGGAGAAGGCAAAGCAGGCCTTCAAGGAGCTGCTGAGGGATAAG GCTGTCCCCTCCAATGCTTCGTGGGAACAGGCCATGAAGATGGTGGTCACCGACCCCCGTTACAG TGCCTTGCCCAAACTGAGTGAGAAAAAGCAGGCATTCAATGCCTACAAGGCGCAgcgggagaaggaggagaaggaagaggcccGGCTAAAAGCCAAGGAGGCCAAGCAGACCTTGCAGCATTTCTTGGAGCAGCATGAGCGCATGACCTCCACCACCCGCTACCG GCGGGCAGAACAGACCTTTGGGGAGCTGGAGGTCTGGGCTGTGGTCCCCGAGAGGGATCGAAAAGAGGTTTATGATGATGTCCTTTTCTTCCTGGCCAAGAAGGAGAAG GAACAGGCCAAGCAGCTCCGGCGCCGCAACATCCAGGCCCTGAAGAGCATCCTGGATGGGATGAGTAGCGTCAACTTCCAAACCACATGGTCCCAGGCCCAGCAGTACCTCATGGATAACCCCAGCTTTGCTCAGGACCATCAGCTACAGA ACATGGACAAGGAAGATGCGCTGATCTGCTTTGAGGAGCACATCCGTGCtttggagagggaggaggaggaggagcgagAGAGGGCCCGGCTTCGGGAGCGGCGCCAGCAGCGCAAGAACCGGGAGGCCTTTCAG ACCTTCCTGGATGAGCTGCACGAGACAGGGCAGCTGCACTCTATGTCCACCTGGATGGAGCTGTACCCAGCAGTCAGCACTGATGTCCGCTTTGCCAACATGCTGGGCCAGCCGG GCTCCACCCCTCTGGACTTATTCAAGTTCTATGTGGAGGAGTTGAAGGCACGATTCCATGATGAGAAGAAGATCATTAAGGACATCCTTAAG GACCGGGGCTTCTGCGTGGAGGTGAACACAGCCTTTGAGGACTTCGCCCACGTCATAAGCTTTGACAAGAGGGCTGCTGCGCTGGATGCAGGCAACATCAAGCTGACTTTCAATAGT CTGCTGGAGAAAGCAGAGGCGCGGGAGAGAGAGCGGGAGAAGGAGGAGGCACGAAGGCTGCGGCGCAGAGAAGCTGCCTTTCGAAGCATGCTGAGGCAGGCTGTGCCTGCTGTGGAGCTGGGCACTGCCTGGGAAGAG GTCCGTGAGCGCTTTGTGTGCGACTCAGCCTTTGAGCAGATCACCCTGGAGTCGGAGCGGATCCGGCTCTTCCGGGAGTTCCTGCAGGTACTGGAG ACTGAATGCCAGCACCTCCACAGCAAAGGCCGGAAACACGGCAGAAAGGGCAAGAAGCACCATCGCAAGCGTTCCCACTCGCCCTCAGTGAGTTGGCGG GGCTCTGAGTCAGAAGATGAAGAGCTGCCCCCACCATCTCTCCGGCCCCCCAGGCGGAGGCGGCGGAACCCCTCGGAGTCAGGCTCTGAGCCCTCTTCCTCACTTGATTCTATTGAAAGTGGGGGTGCTGCCCTTGGAGGACGGGGTTCCCCATCCTCCCGCCTTCTCCTTGGATCAG ATCATGGCCTTCGGAAAGTCAAGAAACCAAAAAAGAGAACTAAGAAGAGAAGACACAAGTCG AACAGTCCTGAGAGTGAGACAGACCCTGAGGAGAAAGCGGGCAAGGAGAGTGATGAGAAAGAACCAGAGCAGGACAAGGACAGGGACCTCCGGCGGGCAGAGCTCCCTAACCGCTCCGCAGGCTTTGGAATCAAAAAGGAGAAG ACGGGCTGGGACACGTCGGAAAGCGAGCTGAGCGAGGGTGAGCTGGAAAGACGGCGGCGGACGCTCCTGCAGCAGCTGGATGACCACCAGTGA
- the PRPF40B gene encoding pre-mRNA-processing factor 40 homolog B isoform X2 encodes MECYYSLSVPDSGPRPPAAPAPFPPGPPMMPPPFMPPPGIPPPFPPMGLPPMSQRPPAIPPMPPGIMPPMLPPIGAPPPLTQIPGMVPPMMPGMLMPAVPVTAATAPGADTASSAVAGTGPPRALWSEHVAPDGRIYYYNADDKQSVWEKPSVLKSKAELLLSQCPWKEYKSDTGKPYYYNNQSKESRWTRPKDLDDLEALVKQEAAGKRQQPRTLQPQPSQPQPDPPPVPPGPTLVPTGLLEPEPGGSEDCDVSEAAQPLEQGFLQQPEEGPSSSAGQHQPPQQEEEESKPEPERSGLSWSNREKAKQAFKELLRDKAVPSNASWEQAMKMVVTDPRYSALPKLSEKKQAFNAYKAQREKEEKEEARLKAKEAKQTLQHFLEQHERMTSTTRYRRAEQTFGELEVWAVVPERDRKEVYDDVLFFLAKKEKEQAKQLRRRNIQALKSILDGMSSVNFQTTWSQAQQYLMDNPSFAQDHQLQNMDKEDALICFEEHIRALEREEEEERERARLRERRQQRKNREAFQTFLDELHETGQLHSMSTWMELYPAVSTDVRFANMLGQPGSTPLDLFKFYVEELKARFHDEKKIIKDILKDRGFCVEVNTAFEDFAHVISFDKRAAALDAGNIKLTFNSLLEKAEAREREREKEEARRLRRREAAFRSMLRQAVPAVELGTAWEEVRERFVCDSAFEQITLESERIRLFREFLQVLETECQHLHSKGRKHGRKGKKHHRKRSHSPSGSESEDEELPPPSLRPPRRRRRNPSESGSEPSSSLDSIESGGAALGGRGSPSSRLLLGSDHGLRKVKKPKKRTKKRRHKSNSPESETDPEEKAGKESDEKEPEQDKDRDLRRAELPNRSAGFGIKKEKTGWDTSESELSEGELERRRRTLLQQLDDHQ; translated from the exons atggaatgtTATTATTCTCTG TCGGTTCCCGATTCTGGTCCCCGGCCCCCAGCAGCGCCTGCCCCCTTCCCACCGGGGCCCCCCATGATGCCACCACCCTTC ATGCCTCCTCCAGGAATCCCCCCACCTTTTCCTCCAATGGGGCTCCCTCCGATGAGTCAGAGACCACCGGCCATCCCCCCCATGCCACCTGGCATCATGCCTCCAATGCTTCCACCAATAGGGGCACCACCACCACTCACACAG ATACCAGGAATGGTACCACCCATGATGCCAGGGATGCTGATGCCAGCGGTGCCCGTCACCGCAGCG ACGGCTCCAGGTGCGGACACCGCCAGCT CTGCTGTGGCTGGGACGGGCCCTCCG agggCCCTGTGGAGTGAGCATGTGGCCCCTGATGGGCGCATCTACTACTACAATGCTGACGACAAGCAGTCCGTGTGGGAGAAGCCCAGCGTGCTCAAGTCCAAGGCAGAG CTCCTGCTATCCCAGTGTCCCTGGAAAGAGTACAAGTCGGACACAGGCAAACCTTACTACTATAACAACCAGAGTAAGGAGTCCCGCTGGACCCGGCCCAAGGACCTGGATGACCTGGAGG CTCTAGTCAAACAAGAGGCTGCAGG GAAACGGCAGCAGCCACGGACACTACAGCCTCAGCCTTCTCAGCCACAGCCTGACCCCCCACCTGTGCCGCCTGGCCCCACCTTGGTGCCCACGGGCCTCCTAGAACCTGAGCCAGGTGGGAGTGAAGATTGCGATGTGTCAGAGGCTGCCCAGCCTCTGGAGCAGGGGTTCCTGCAGCAGCCAGAGGAGGGCCCCAGCAG TTCTGCTGGACAGCATCAGCCACcacagcaggaggaagaggaatcAAAGCCAGAACCGGAGAGGTCTGGCCTCAGTTGGAGCAATCGGGAGAAGGCAAAGCAGGCCTTCAAGGAGCTGCTGAGGGATAAG GCTGTCCCCTCCAATGCTTCGTGGGAACAGGCCATGAAGATGGTGGTCACCGACCCCCGTTACAG TGCCTTGCCCAAACTGAGTGAGAAAAAGCAGGCATTCAATGCCTACAAGGCGCAgcgggagaaggaggagaaggaagaggcccGGCTAAAAGCCAAGGAGGCCAAGCAGACCTTGCAGCATTTCTTGGAGCAGCATGAGCGCATGACCTCCACCACCCGCTACCG GCGGGCAGAACAGACCTTTGGGGAGCTGGAGGTCTGGGCTGTGGTCCCCGAGAGGGATCGAAAAGAGGTTTATGATGATGTCCTTTTCTTCCTGGCCAAGAAGGAGAAG GAACAGGCCAAGCAGCTCCGGCGCCGCAACATCCAGGCCCTGAAGAGCATCCTGGATGGGATGAGTAGCGTCAACTTCCAAACCACATGGTCCCAGGCCCAGCAGTACCTCATGGATAACCCCAGCTTTGCTCAGGACCATCAGCTACAGA ACATGGACAAGGAAGATGCGCTGATCTGCTTTGAGGAGCACATCCGTGCtttggagagggaggaggaggaggagcgagAGAGGGCCCGGCTTCGGGAGCGGCGCCAGCAGCGCAAGAACCGGGAGGCCTTTCAG ACCTTCCTGGATGAGCTGCACGAGACAGGGCAGCTGCACTCTATGTCCACCTGGATGGAGCTGTACCCAGCAGTCAGCACTGATGTCCGCTTTGCCAACATGCTGGGCCAGCCGG GCTCCACCCCTCTGGACTTATTCAAGTTCTATGTGGAGGAGTTGAAGGCACGATTCCATGATGAGAAGAAGATCATTAAGGACATCCTTAAG GACCGGGGCTTCTGCGTGGAGGTGAACACAGCCTTTGAGGACTTCGCCCACGTCATAAGCTTTGACAAGAGGGCTGCTGCGCTGGATGCAGGCAACATCAAGCTGACTTTCAATAGT CTGCTGGAGAAAGCAGAGGCGCGGGAGAGAGAGCGGGAGAAGGAGGAGGCACGAAGGCTGCGGCGCAGAGAAGCTGCCTTTCGAAGCATGCTGAGGCAGGCTGTGCCTGCTGTGGAGCTGGGCACTGCCTGGGAAGAG GTCCGTGAGCGCTTTGTGTGCGACTCAGCCTTTGAGCAGATCACCCTGGAGTCGGAGCGGATCCGGCTCTTCCGGGAGTTCCTGCAGGTACTGGAG ACTGAATGCCAGCACCTCCACAGCAAAGGCCGGAAACACGGCAGAAAGGGCAAGAAGCACCATCGCAAGCGTTCCCACTCGCCCTCA GGCTCTGAGTCAGAAGATGAAGAGCTGCCCCCACCATCTCTCCGGCCCCCCAGGCGGAGGCGGCGGAACCCCTCGGAGTCAGGCTCTGAGCCCTCTTCCTCACTTGATTCTATTGAAAGTGGGGGTGCTGCCCTTGGAGGACGGGGTTCCCCATCCTCCCGCCTTCTCCTTGGATCAG ATCATGGCCTTCGGAAAGTCAAGAAACCAAAAAAGAGAACTAAGAAGAGAAGACACAAGTCG AACAGTCCTGAGAGTGAGACAGACCCTGAGGAGAAAGCGGGCAAGGAGAGTGATGAGAAAGAACCAGAGCAGGACAAGGACAGGGACCTCCGGCGGGCAGAGCTCCCTAACCGCTCCGCAGGCTTTGGAATCAAAAAGGAGAAG ACGGGCTGGGACACGTCGGAAAGCGAGCTGAGCGAGGGTGAGCTGGAAAGACGGCGGCGGACGCTCCTGCAGCAGCTGGATGACCACCAGTGA